The following proteins come from a genomic window of Trifolium pratense cultivar HEN17-A07 linkage group LG4, ARS_RC_1.1, whole genome shotgun sequence:
- the LOC123920671 gene encoding probable inactive receptor kinase At5g53320 — protein CRRLVHLNVEDHERFKLEDLLRAKADLRSENFWSSLFKVKLENNVEYAVKRLKNLKVSCDEFGETLKKISKVKHQNILLLVGYRSTDEEKLIIYKYQSNGSLLNLLNDYIARRKDFPWKLRLNIACGIARGLAFIYKKLDEGEDNIIPHGNIKLSNILLNDKNEALISEHGLSKFFEPNRGTPLFSTDGYTAPEKSLTEKGDVYSFGVILLELLTGQSIEVSRIDLVRWVRSMVREEWTGEVFDKEVRENDHDQGAFSLLNIALLCVSRSQQNRPNVGEILNTIEGVMNAHEQQQMEISASKCCSNGTNQECCSLHQIIPDTWDSPGSNY, from the exons TGCAGAAGATTGGTACATTTAAATGTTGAAGATCATGAGAGGTTCAAACTTGAGGATCTATTAAGAGCTAAAGCTGATTTGAGAAGTGAAAATTTTTGGAGTAGTCTTTTCAAGGTGAAACTTGAGAATAATGTTGAATATGCTGTCAAAAGATTGAAGAATTTGAAAGTATCTTGTGATGAATTTGGAGAAACATTGAAGAAGATAAGTAAAGTGAAACATCAGAATATTCTCCTTCTTGTTGGTTATCGTTCTACCGATGAAGAAAAACTTATCATTTACAAATATCAAAGCAATGGAAGTTTGCTCAATCTTTTAAATG ATTATATAGCAAGGAGAAAAGATTTCCCATGGAAACTTCGTCTCAATATAGCATGCGGAATCGCAAGGGGGTTAGCATTCATTTATAAGAAGTTGGATGAAGGGGAGGATAATATTATTCCTCATGGAAACATCAAGCTATCAAATATCCTTCTAAATGACAAAAATGAAGCACTAATAAGTGAACATGGTTTATCGAAATTCTTTGAACCAAATAGAGGTACTCCTCTCTTTTCCACTGATGGATACACAGCTCCTGAAAAAAGTTTAACCGAAAAAGGCGATGTATATAGCTTCGGAGTGATTCTACTAGAACTACTAACAGGACAAAGCATAGAAGTTAGTAGAATAGACCTTGTTAGATGGGTGAGGTCAATGGTGAGAGAAGAATGGACAGGTGAAGTGTTTGACAAGGAAGTTAGAGAAAATGATCATGATCAAGGTGCATTTTCATTGTTGAATATTGCTCTCTTGTGTGTGTCACGTTCTCAACAAAATAGGCCAAATGTTGGAGAAATTTTGAACACAATTGAAGGAGTGATGAATGCACATGAACAACAACAGATGGAAATTTCTGCTTCAAAATGTTGTTCTAATGGAACCAATCAAGAATGTTGTTCACTTCATCAAATCATACCTGATACATGGGATTCTCCTGGATCAAATTATTGA
- the LOC123920674 gene encoding probable inactive receptor kinase At5g53320, whose product MEEIEVKKNHLDSPIKKPITHEVRLKGGDSNNSELVFFVEDHERFKLEDLLRAKADLRSENFWSSLFKVKLENNVEYAVKRLKNLKVSCDEFGETLRKISKVKHQNILPLVGYRSTDEEKLIIYKYQSNGSLLNLLNERYYCVFVDYIARRKDFPWKLRLNIACGIARGLAFIYKKLDEGEENIIPHGNIKLSNILLNDKNEALISEHGLSKFFEPNRGTPLFSTDGYTAPEKSLTEKGDVYSFGVILLELLTGQSIEVSRIDLVRWVRSMVREEWTGEVFDKEVRENDHDQGAFSLLNIALLCVSRSQQNRPNVGEILNTIEGVMNAHEQQQMEISASKCCSNGTNQECCSLHQIIPDTWDSPGSNY is encoded by the exons ATGGAAGAGATTGAGGTAAAGAAAAACCATCTTGATTCTCCTATAAAAAAGCCTATAACTCATGAGGTGAGATTAAAAGGAGGAGATAGTAATAATTCAGAACTTGTGTTCTTTGTTGAAGATCATGAGAGGTTCAAACTTGAGGATCTATTAAGAGCTAAAGCTGATTTGAGAAGTGAAAATTTTTGGAGTAGTCTTTTCAAGGTGAAACTTGAGAATAATGTTGAATATGCTGTCAAAAGATTGAAGAATTTGAAAGTATCTTGTGATGAATTTGGAGAAACATTGAGGAAGATAAGTAAAGTGAAACATCAGAATATTCTCCCTCTTGTTGGTTATCGTTCTACCGATGAAGAAAAACTTATCATTTACAAATATCAAAGCAATGGAAGTTTGCTCAATCTTTTAAATG AAAGATATTATTGTGTTTTTGTAGATTATATAGCAAGGAGAAAAGATTTCCCATGGAAACTTCGTCTCAATATAGCATGCGGAATCGCAAGGGGGTTAGCATTCATTTATAAGAAGTTGGATGAAGGGGAGGAAAATATTATTCCTCATGGAAACATCAAGCTATCAAATATCCTTCTAAATGACAAAAATGAAGCACTAATAAGTGAACATGGTTTATCGAAATTCTTTGAACCAAATAGAGGTACTCCTCTCTTTTCCACTGATGGATACACAGCTCCTGAAAAAAGTTTAACCGAAAAAGGCGATGTATATAGCTTCGGAGTGATTCTACTAGAACTACTAACAGGACAAAGCATAGAAGTTAGTAGAATAGACCTTGTTAGATGGGTGAGGTCAATGGTGAGAGAAGAATGGACAGGTGAAGTGTTTGACAAGGAAGTTAGAGAAAATGATCATGATCAAGGTGCATTTTCATTGTTGAATATTGCTCTCTTGTGTGTGTCACGTTCTCAACAAAATAGGCCAAATGTTGGAGAAATTTTGAACACAATTGAAGGAGTGATGAATGCACATGAACAACAACAGATGGAAATTTCTGCTTCAAAATGTTGTTCTAATGGAACCAATCAAGAATGTTGTTCACTTCATCAAATCATACCTGATACATGGGATTCTCCTGGATCAAATTATTGA